The Flexivirga aerilata sequence CGCTCTCGTCATACGGGGTGGAACATCGGCCCAACGGCCTGCTGCTCGGCTACGCCCAGCTGCCCGAGACCGCCGCGGCCGGCGCGGTCCGTGACCTGGCCCACGCCCTAGACTGAAGACCCCTCGATCGGAAGGAGCCCGCTGTGCGTGCAGCTACCTATTCGGCCTATTCCCAAGACAATTCGACGCTCTCGGTGACCGACCAGCCCGACCCCAAGGTGGCGCCCGGCACGGTGCTGATCGAGGTCAGGGGAGCGGGCGTCAACCCGGTCGACTGGAAGATCATGACAGGCTACCTCGACGGCCTGATGGACGTCGTCTTCCCGGTGATCCCCGGCTGGGACGTCGCCGGCGTGGTCACCGCAGTTGGCCCGGACACCCCGGAGTTCGCCGTCGGTGACGAGGTCTACGCCTACGCCCGCAAGGAGGTCGTGCACGGCGGGACCTTCGCCGAGCTCGTCGCGGTGCCGGCCGAATCGGTGGCCGCCAAGCCGCGCAGCCTCGACTTCGTGCAGGCCGGCGCGGTCCCGCTCGCCGGCCTCACCGCGCTGAAAGCGTTGCAGCGCACCTGGCTCAGCCCGGACGGCGCCGGCAAGACCGTGCTGATCCACGGCGGATCCGGCGGTGTGGGCGGCTTCGCCATACAGATCGCCAAGGCGGCGGGCGCGCGCGTCATCGCGACGGCCTCCGAGCCTAACCACGACTATCTGCGCGAGCTCGGCGCCGAGCCGGTGACGTATGGCGCAGGTCTGCCCGACCGGGTGCGCGCCCTCGCCCCGGACGGCGTCGACGCGGTCGTCGACTTCGTCGGCGGCGTCGAGCAGGACACCCTGGCCGTGCTCGCCGACGGCGGCAAGCACGCCTCGGTCGCCGACGCCGAGGTCACCGAGCACGGCGGCGACTACCTCTGGGTGCGGCCCAGCCACGACGGGCTGGTCTTCCTCGCCGAGCTCATCGACGCGGGCAAGGTGAAGGTCGACGTGGCGCAGACCTTCGGCCTGGACAGTGTCGGTGAGGCGTTCGACGTCAGCCGCGCCGGGCACACCCGCGGCAAGCTGGTGATCGTGCCCACCGAGCAGGGCTGACTCGCAGGCGGACCGGAGGCTAACCCGAGGTCGCCGGGGCGCTCGGGCTCCCGCTCGCCCCGGCGGCCTTCTTGCAGTCGTCGAAGACGAGCATGCTGCCGCCGTAGCAGGCGACCCACACCTGGCGGGTCGTGTCGTCATACGTGATGCCGATCGGGCTCTCGTCGGTCGGCACCCGCCCGACGACCT is a genomic window containing:
- a CDS encoding alcohol dehydrogenase catalytic domain-containing protein, coding for MRAATYSAYSQDNSTLSVTDQPDPKVAPGTVLIEVRGAGVNPVDWKIMTGYLDGLMDVVFPVIPGWDVAGVVTAVGPDTPEFAVGDEVYAYARKEVVHGGTFAELVAVPAESVAAKPRSLDFVQAGAVPLAGLTALKALQRTWLSPDGAGKTVLIHGGSGGVGGFAIQIAKAAGARVIATASEPNHDYLRELGAEPVTYGAGLPDRVRALAPDGVDAVVDFVGGVEQDTLAVLADGGKHASVADAEVTEHGGDYLWVRPSHDGLVFLAELIDAGKVKVDVAQTFGLDSVGEAFDVSRAGHTRGKLVIVPTEQG